TATCTAATACGATAAAATGATTGGATTCTGCAATAGGCTTATACATAGTTGTTAGTTATTAGTTGCTAATGGTTAATGAAGTTTTGATTTAGTGGTTTTTAATATACTTGTAACTAGTTTTATAATTTCTATGGCATCTGTATTAAGACTTTTAAATAGTTCTGTGGATAAATATTGCGTGGAGTACAGCAATTCTAACCAATAAATGGTTTCATTGATTTCTTTTTGTGCAACAGATAACTTGTTAATAAAATCGGCTTTGCTTTGTGCATGTTCTGCTTCTCTTACCATTGCACCTACAGAAGTTCCGCTTCTAAGTATTTGTTTAGAGAGTATAAATTCTTTCTTTTCTCCAGTGAGATACTTGAAAAGATTTACGATGCGAACTGCAAAATCAAAACTTTTTTTCTTTAACACATTATCCATTTTTTATTTAATTGTAAATTATTAGTTGTTAGTCATAAAGTATTAACCCTTCATCATTGATAATTAACCATTAAAACTTAACAACTGATCTCTATAATATTCGTATTGTTTTTTACGGAGTTCTATTTCTTTCGGTAGCCCTTCACTAATGGAGTGGGCAAGGGTATCAAATTTATCTAATATCGCCACAATACGCTCTTGTTCTTCTATTGGTGGAATAGGCACTTTAAATTGTCTCAATGTTGTAAGATTTAACATACTATAACTTCTCATTTCTGATTTGAGAGTTTCATACAAATTTGTCATATAATAAAATACAAACTTATCATTTACAACATCTTGATTTAATGATTTAATAGATGCAATATTTTGATTGGTTGTAGCTTCGAATTCTAAAAATGCTGTTTTAAAAATGGTTGCACCAACTAAAGCCATGAGAGTTGTATTTCTACTTAAAAGTTTGGCACTTGATTGCTTTAACCCTAACTCTGTAATAAAATTTTTTGCAGAATGAACGGACTCATTATTACATGATTCTGATTTAAGCCAAGGAATGTTTCCTCCTTCC
This Riemerella anatipestifer DNA region includes the following protein-coding sequences:
- a CDS encoding four helix bundle protein, producing MDNVLKKKSFDFAVRIVNLFKYLTGEKKEFILSKQILRSGTSVGAMVREAEHAQSKADFINKLSVAQKEINETIYWLELLYSTQYLSTELFKSLNTDAIEIIKLVTSILKTTKSKLH